The Paenibacillus sp. MBLB1832 genome has a window encoding:
- the zwf gene encoding glucose-6-phosphate dehydrogenase: protein MSGAVFYIFGATGDLAKRKLFPAFYSLYREGKLGDDFAVVGLARRPRTNEQFRDDVKNSIQDFARYKNKDGAEWEKFAEHFEYMSLDINNVAGFHELNALTAKLDTKYQTGGNRLFYLALAPELFGNVSYNLKEGGLLNTQGWHRLVIEKPFGYDLPSAERLNGQLRQVFEEKDIYRIDHYLGKEMVQNIEFVRFANAFFEPLWNNKYIANIQITLSETVGVEERGGYYDHSGALRDMGQNHMLQMLMMMAMEPPSRLHPEDIRDEKVKVLRSLRLFENGDDVRANVIRGQYASGTAKGKALPAYREEDSVNPQSTTETYFAARVHVDNFRWAGVPFYIRTGKRLPVKTTEVVVEFKNIPNNVYLAKKHELEPNLLVFRVNPMEGIYLKMNAKQPGSEGVIVPVAMDFCQSCQIGINTPEAYERLLYDATRGDSTYFTRWDEVALAWSYVDRIAAAWNEQTEDLKHYPAGSWGPEEAAKLLTDDGFKWWPINGQNEGEVDWEAVQKTTVLA from the coding sequence ATGAGTGGAGCTGTGTTTTATATTTTCGGTGCAACGGGAGATTTAGCGAAAAGAAAACTGTTTCCAGCTTTTTATAGCCTTTACCGGGAAGGCAAGCTAGGCGATGATTTTGCTGTTGTCGGATTAGCTCGAAGACCGCGGACGAATGAGCAATTTCGCGATGATGTGAAAAATTCGATCCAGGATTTTGCCCGTTACAAAAACAAAGATGGGGCAGAATGGGAGAAGTTTGCTGAGCATTTTGAATACATGTCGCTCGATATTAACAATGTAGCTGGCTTCCATGAGCTGAATGCTTTGACAGCTAAGCTGGACACGAAGTACCAAACAGGCGGGAACCGTCTGTTCTACTTGGCTCTAGCACCTGAATTGTTCGGCAACGTGTCCTACAACTTGAAAGAAGGCGGCTTGCTGAACACACAGGGCTGGCATCGTCTTGTGATTGAGAAACCGTTCGGTTATGACTTGCCATCGGCAGAACGCTTAAATGGACAGCTTCGTCAAGTGTTCGAAGAGAAGGATATTTACCGTATTGACCATTACCTTGGGAAAGAGATGGTTCAGAATATTGAGTTCGTTCGTTTCGCGAACGCCTTCTTTGAGCCGCTTTGGAACAATAAATACATAGCAAACATTCAGATCACGTTGAGTGAGACCGTAGGTGTCGAAGAACGTGGCGGCTATTATGATCACTCTGGCGCATTGCGTGATATGGGTCAGAATCATATGCTGCAAATGCTGATGATGATGGCAATGGAACCGCCTAGCCGTCTGCACCCGGAAGATATCCGCGATGAGAAAGTGAAGGTGCTTCGCTCCCTGCGCCTATTCGAGAACGGCGATGATGTCCGTGCGAATGTTATTCGCGGTCAATATGCGAGCGGTACGGCCAAAGGCAAAGCGTTGCCTGCATACCGTGAAGAGGATTCGGTGAATCCGCAATCGACGACAGAGACGTATTTCGCAGCGCGTGTTCACGTGGATAATTTCCGCTGGGCGGGTGTGCCGTTCTATATTCGTACAGGTAAACGACTGCCAGTCAAAACGACAGAAGTCGTCGTCGAGTTCAAGAACATTCCGAACAATGTTTACTTGGCGAAGAAGCATGAGTTAGAGCCGAACCTGTTGGTATTCCGCGTGAATCCGATGGAAGGTATTTATTTGAAAATGAACGCGAAGCAGCCTGGCTCTGAGGGTGTGATCGTACCCGTTGCGATGGACTTCTGCCAAAGCTGTCAGATCGGCATTAACACGCCGGAAGCTTACGAGCGTTTGCTTTATGATGCAACACGCGGAGATTCCACCTACTTTACGCGTTGGGACGAAGTTGCGCTGGCATGGTCCTATGTGGATCGCATTGCGGCTGCATGGAACGAGCAAACGGAGGATCTTAAGCATTATCCAGCAGGTTCATGGGGCCCTGAAGAAGCAGCGAAGCTGCTCACCGATGACGGGTTCAAGTGGTGGCCAATCAATGGTCAGAACGAAGGGGAAGTGGACTGGGAAGCTGTTCAGAAAACAACCGTTCTTGCCTAA
- a CDS encoding putative bifunctional diguanylate cyclase/phosphodiesterase: MKAIWRQIRVSASSTIQALKSRSPIPHLPSREQLISRLTQAVHQLPNSTTSYAILLLDLDRFRQINFSLGYTGGDYLLQEVGRRLKQLDHLDYVARSGDDEYTLLLRTTTQDQFHAILLSIQHIFADSFTWQGQDCFLSASFGLSAPATTTGAMPEAFSQAEQALLQAKQTGRNKLVTYQPTSLKHRFANQIQMETDLRKAITHNQLLLYYQPRLELSTDRIICLEALVRWNHPQFGMIPPTDFISLAEESGLILPLGEWVLREACLQKARWLAEDKLDYQIAVNISPCQFQDEAFADKAIQIIEQTGINPAYLEFEITESSIMQNMEKTVAVLEKLCAKGISISIDDFGIGYSSLNYLKEFPIHCLKIDRSFVKNIQSNSNDWAITHAIIHLGHALNIQVVAEGVEEIGQLDILKETTCTTIQGFLLSPPISAQEIELTFHEKTYIEAIHG; the protein is encoded by the coding sequence ATGAAAGCAATCTGGCGTCAAATTCGCGTCTCTGCGTCATCAACGATCCAAGCTCTCAAGAGCAGATCACCAATACCTCATCTTCCTTCTCGGGAACAGCTCATTTCTCGATTAACACAAGCTGTTCACCAATTACCAAATTCCACAACCAGCTATGCGATCTTACTGCTGGATTTAGATCGTTTCCGTCAAATTAACTTCTCGCTTGGGTACACTGGCGGCGACTATCTCCTTCAGGAAGTAGGCCGTAGGTTAAAGCAGCTAGATCATCTGGATTACGTTGCTCGCTCAGGCGATGATGAATACACGTTGTTGCTTCGTACGACTACGCAAGATCAATTTCATGCAATCCTTCTAAGCATTCAACACATCTTTGCTGATTCTTTTACATGGCAAGGACAAGATTGCTTCTTATCTGCGAGCTTCGGCTTGAGTGCACCAGCCACGACAACAGGGGCTATGCCAGAAGCATTCTCACAGGCAGAACAAGCACTGCTGCAAGCCAAACAAACGGGTCGCAATAAATTGGTTACATACCAACCGACATCACTAAAACACCGCTTCGCGAACCAAATTCAGATGGAAACGGATCTTCGCAAAGCGATCACCCATAATCAACTGCTGTTGTACTACCAGCCTCGTCTAGAGCTGTCCACCGACCGTATTATTTGTCTGGAAGCACTGGTTCGTTGGAATCACCCACAATTTGGCATGATCCCGCCTACCGACTTTATCTCGCTGGCCGAGGAGTCGGGTCTGATCTTACCGCTAGGTGAATGGGTTCTTCGGGAAGCTTGTCTGCAGAAAGCGCGCTGGCTGGCCGAAGACAAGCTTGACTATCAGATTGCCGTGAATATTTCCCCTTGCCAATTTCAAGATGAAGCCTTTGCAGATAAAGCCATACAAATCATTGAGCAAACAGGCATTAATCCCGCCTATCTCGAATTTGAAATTACTGAAAGCTCAATTATGCAAAATATGGAGAAAACCGTTGCCGTCCTAGAGAAACTTTGTGCCAAGGGCATCTCCATTTCAATAGATGATTTTGGAATCGGTTACTCTTCCCTCAACTATTTGAAAGAATTCCCGATCCATTGTCTCAAGATTGACCGTTCCTTCGTCAAAAACATCCAGAGCAACTCCAACGATTGGGCGATTACGCATGCGATTATTCATCTGGGCCACGCCCTGAATATCCAAGTCGTCGCTGAAGGCGTTGAAGAGATCGGACAGCTTGATATTTTGAAAGAAACGACTTGTACGACGATTCAAGGGTTTCTGCTAAGCCCGCCCATCTCCGCGCAAGAGATCGAACTTACTTTCCATGAGAAAACTTATATCGAAGCCATTCATGGATGA
- a CDS encoding YheC/YheD family protein — MKKNIGVKPYVNKPRYVSSKIGKTRAIEANEALHKYVPTTKRLTMATLKSMLDTHRMVYVKPNVGMFGNGVIRIELADAEKNERPYSYQEGVRLRRFKTFTDMYASLRKMIGKRPYLVQKGIHLLKYKGNRFDLRVMVQQTPQRKWETTGVMGRVAHPAKIVTNFHNGGSLKSFDTLLKAYLPQAEKKEFLQKLQKMGVLVAKAIEAKYKGVKEIGIDVALDHEINPWILEVNTSPDPYIFQRLSDKRIFRKIRKYAKAYGRL, encoded by the coding sequence ATGAAGAAGAATATAGGGGTAAAGCCATACGTAAATAAGCCAAGATATGTCAGTAGCAAAATAGGAAAAACCAGGGCGATCGAAGCGAATGAAGCCCTTCATAAATACGTGCCAACGACGAAACGGTTGACAATGGCAACACTCAAATCCATGCTGGATACGCACCGCATGGTGTATGTGAAGCCGAATGTGGGGATGTTCGGGAACGGAGTCATTCGGATTGAACTCGCTGACGCCGAGAAGAATGAACGACCTTATTCGTATCAGGAAGGTGTTCGTCTCCGAAGGTTCAAAACATTCACAGACATGTATGCCTCGCTTCGAAAGATGATTGGAAAAAGGCCTTACCTTGTGCAAAAAGGGATTCATTTGTTGAAATATAAGGGGAATCGCTTTGATCTGCGAGTGATGGTTCAGCAAACACCTCAGCGGAAGTGGGAAACAACAGGCGTCATGGGCCGCGTAGCGCATCCTGCGAAGATTGTTACGAATTTCCATAACGGCGGTTCATTAAAATCTTTCGACACTTTGTTAAAAGCGTATTTGCCGCAGGCAGAGAAAAAGGAGTTCCTTCAGAAGCTGCAGAAGATGGGGGTACTCGTGGCAAAAGCGATCGAGGCGAAGTATAAAGGTGTAAAGGAGATCGGTATTGATGTTGCCTTAGACCATGAGATAAATCCATGGATTCTAGAGGTGAATACAAGTCCTGATCCTTATATTTTTCAGCGATTAAGCGATAAGCGCATCTTCCGCAAAATAAGAAAATACGCCAAAGCATATGGCCGGTTATGA
- a CDS encoding Gfo/Idh/MocA family protein has product MKKTFNIGMIGYKFMGKAHSHAYKDLPMFFPQSATPKMKLICGRDEGGVRQAAEQFGWDGYVTDWRELVTNPDIDVVDINAPSDAHKEIALAAAKAGKHLFCEKPLALTLADAREMLVAAEEAGVKHMVGFNYRFAPAVQLAKKLVESGRLGQIYHFRAWFLQDWIVDPTFPLVWRLQKEIAGSGSHGDLGAHLIDLAHFLVGDMTEVIGMSETFVKERPLPSSMTGLSAKGSKDAPHGPVTVDDATLFMARFANGALGSFEATRFAPGHRCTNSFEINGSKGSVKFDFERLNELQVYFTSDDEDVQGFRRVLATDASHAYMDAWWPAGHTIGYEHTFVHEVVELMAALAEDRQPVPNFVDGVKCQEVLEAVDQSIAQRRWVSISEV; this is encoded by the coding sequence ATGAAAAAAACGTTTAATATCGGAATGATCGGCTATAAGTTTATGGGAAAAGCGCATAGCCATGCGTATAAAGATTTACCTATGTTTTTCCCGCAGTCAGCGACGCCGAAGATGAAGCTCATCTGCGGGCGCGACGAAGGCGGAGTTCGTCAGGCCGCCGAGCAATTCGGCTGGGACGGGTATGTGACCGATTGGCGCGAGCTGGTGACGAACCCGGATATCGACGTGGTCGATATCAATGCACCGAGCGATGCGCACAAAGAAATTGCGCTTGCGGCGGCAAAAGCCGGCAAGCATCTGTTCTGCGAGAAGCCGCTTGCCTTAACCCTTGCCGATGCAAGGGAAATGCTGGTGGCGGCTGAAGAGGCTGGTGTGAAGCACATGGTGGGCTTCAACTATCGGTTTGCCCCAGCGGTACAACTGGCGAAAAAGCTCGTGGAGAGCGGCCGTCTCGGTCAAATCTACCACTTCCGCGCTTGGTTCTTGCAGGATTGGATCGTCGATCCAACGTTTCCGTTGGTATGGCGCTTGCAGAAGGAGATCGCTGGTTCTGGATCGCACGGCGATCTGGGGGCGCATCTTATCGATCTTGCGCATTTCCTTGTTGGCGACATGACAGAAGTAATCGGCATGAGCGAAACGTTCGTGAAGGAGCGTCCGCTGCCGTCATCCATGACCGGACTCAGCGCCAAAGGCAGTAAAGACGCGCCACATGGGCCAGTAACGGTTGACGATGCGACGTTGTTCATGGCGCGCTTCGCGAATGGTGCGCTTGGCAGCTTCGAGGCGACGCGTTTTGCGCCTGGGCACCGGTGTACGAATTCTTTTGAAATTAACGGCAGTAAAGGCAGTGTGAAATTCGATTTCGAGCGATTGAATGAGTTGCAGGTGTATTTTACAAGTGATGATGAGGATGTTCAGGGCTTCAGACGCGTTCTGGCAACGGATGCTTCACATGCGTATATGGATGCTTGGTGGCCAGCAGGACACACGATCGGGTATGAGCATACGTTCGTTCATGAGGTGGTTGAATTGATGGCAGCGCTTGCGGAAGATCGTCAACCGGTTCCAAATTTCGTAGATGGCGTGAAGTGCCAAGAGGTGCTTGAGGCTGTGGATCAGTCGATTGCGCAGCGGCGTTGGGTGAGCATTAGCGAAGTATAG
- a CDS encoding metallophosphoesterase family protein, with amino-acid sequence MSRRAFVRWLLAIGAVLVGLSAWFSLLVKKRFIAEEQPAVAPAATTEPPQAQAPFVSEEPLPSGPLMSFFILSDLHVSSGDALPNKKLRQALDDVTQFDGPVDAIMLTGDLTDTGSERDYKELRTIMSAYKLPPVHANMGNHDYYTIWINKAGSWDQDAVPNGKSDAISRESFKKFMSYDSIYNDFTTKGHSIVLLSQEAYVQEKPEVGEGAWYSDEQLAWFKGRMGNLYKPGRPLFVMTHQPLPPIGTDGATHQLIRAIQFRETLKPYKNVFVFCGHRHQDFQNGTPHYVQETFHYFHNASVGRTLNRAYQQSAMNKAQGIYVQVFADKVVVRGREFSNRTFIEEANWTIPLEKAHV; translated from the coding sequence ATGTCACGAAGAGCATTTGTGCGATGGTTGCTAGCCATCGGGGCTGTTTTGGTAGGTTTAAGTGCTTGGTTTAGTCTGTTGGTTAAGAAAAGATTCATTGCTGAGGAGCAGCCGGCCGTCGCACCTGCGGCAACCACCGAGCCTCCCCAAGCGCAGGCGCCATTTGTTTCGGAGGAACCGCTGCCTTCTGGCCCGCTCATGTCCTTTTTTATCCTAAGTGATCTCCATGTGTCTTCAGGTGACGCACTTCCGAATAAGAAGTTAAGGCAAGCGCTTGACGATGTTACCCAATTCGATGGTCCTGTTGATGCGATTATGTTAACGGGTGATTTAACGGACACTGGGTCTGAACGTGACTATAAGGAACTGCGTACAATAATGAGTGCCTATAAGCTCCCGCCCGTTCATGCGAATATGGGGAATCATGATTATTACACGATTTGGATTAATAAGGCTGGCAGTTGGGACCAAGATGCTGTCCCGAACGGTAAGAGCGATGCGATAAGCCGAGAATCGTTCAAGAAATTTATGAGCTATGATTCCATTTATAATGATTTTACAACCAAAGGGCACTCGATTGTGTTGCTCTCGCAGGAAGCGTATGTGCAAGAAAAGCCAGAAGTGGGTGAAGGTGCCTGGTATTCGGATGAACAATTAGCTTGGTTCAAAGGAAGAATGGGCAATTTATATAAACCGGGAAGACCTTTGTTTGTGATGACGCATCAGCCGTTGCCCCCAATAGGTACGGACGGTGCCACGCATCAGCTCATTCGCGCGATTCAATTTCGTGAAACGCTCAAGCCTTACAAAAATGTTTTCGTCTTCTGCGGTCATCGCCATCAAGATTTCCAGAATGGTACTCCGCACTATGTGCAGGAAACGTTCCATTATTTCCATAATGCTTCCGTTGGCAGAACGCTCAATCGAGCGTACCAACAAAGTGCGATGAATAAAGCGCAGGGCATTTATGTGCAAGTATTCGCGGATAAAGTGGTTGTGCGCGGCAGAGAGTTCAGTAATCGCACCTTCATTGAGGAAGCGAATTGGACGATTCCACTGGAGAAAGCGCACGTATGA
- the sspI gene encoding small acid-soluble spore protein SspI codes for MNITLRQAIHQRVNNKSNEELKEIIEDSIGGEEKVLPGLGVLFEMIWQHTESATQDELVSTLKAQLEKK; via the coding sequence ATGAATATTACCCTTAGGCAGGCCATCCATCAGCGGGTAAACAACAAGTCCAACGAGGAACTGAAGGAGATCATTGAAGACTCCATCGGCGGAGAGGAAAAAGTACTCCCAGGGCTCGGCGTGCTTTTTGAAATGATATGGCAGCACACGGAATCCGCTACACAAGATGAGCTTGTCAGCACATTAAAGGCGCAGCTTGAGAAAAAGTAG
- a CDS encoding ThuA domain-containing protein, translating into MSQKQALIVWGGWDGHQPEEVAGIFAGLLREEGYGVEVSDTLDSFRDAERLAGIDLIVPVWTMGKIEKEQLTPLLHAVKEGGSGIAGCHGGMADSFRNEVEYQYMVGGQWVAHPGNDGVTYTVRMKDSEQPLTAGIEDFVVVSEKYYMHVDPAIQVHAVTDFGDVEMPVVWTKTYGAGKVFYNSLGHQANIVRMPETLELMRRGLLWATR; encoded by the coding sequence ATGAGTCAGAAACAGGCTTTGATCGTTTGGGGCGGATGGGACGGTCATCAACCAGAGGAAGTTGCGGGGATATTCGCAGGATTGCTGCGTGAAGAAGGCTATGGGGTTGAAGTTTCGGATACGCTAGACAGTTTTCGAGATGCGGAACGTTTGGCGGGTATCGATTTGATTGTGCCTGTGTGGACGATGGGGAAAATCGAGAAGGAGCAGCTGACGCCTCTCTTGCATGCGGTTAAAGAAGGCGGTTCAGGAATTGCAGGCTGTCACGGCGGCATGGCCGACTCTTTCCGTAACGAGGTTGAGTACCAATACATGGTTGGCGGTCAATGGGTGGCTCATCCAGGGAATGACGGCGTAACTTACACCGTTCGAATGAAAGACAGTGAGCAGCCTCTGACTGCGGGTATTGAAGATTTCGTTGTTGTGTCGGAAAAATATTATATGCACGTTGATCCTGCGATTCAGGTGCATGCGGTTACAGATTTCGGCGATGTGGAAATGCCTGTCGTATGGACAAAAACATACGGAGCGGGCAAAGTGTTTTACAACTCGCTGGGTCATCAAGCCAACATTGTACGTATGCCAGAAACGTTAGAATTGATGCGCCGCGGGCTGCTGTGGGCTACACGATAA
- a CDS encoding LacI family DNA-binding transcriptional regulator, with product MVTRKEVAELANVSEATVSRVFNGLGPMKPATKERVLEAANALGYHPNAIAQSFARRRSGNLGVVLPYMPKVHLFSTYYFSEILSGIGEQVREMGYDLLLSLLTPDDELDYGRLYRSQKVDACIILGSMDTPSQRQSLLHLQENGHPFCLVNQRFEGLDFLEVDADHVEGSYQAVRHLIDEGNRQIAFLNGSPQYSNSRDRWLGYQRAMLEAGLPINSELLLEGNYSRKSGYEAAAKLWEMRGRVDAVFAANDRMAIGVMQGLRERGWMAGREFAVIGCDDSDAAKLSDPPLSSIAVPFFEMGKGASRLVLASVGQGVSEEGQVQLSTQLRIRQSSIKRQY from the coding sequence ATGGTAACGAGAAAAGAGGTTGCTGAACTCGCCAACGTGTCGGAAGCGACCGTATCTCGTGTGTTTAATGGACTTGGGCCTATGAAGCCAGCTACGAAGGAGCGTGTTCTAGAAGCGGCGAATGCACTGGGCTATCATCCGAATGCGATCGCACAGAGCTTTGCACGCAGACGTAGCGGCAATCTTGGCGTCGTGCTTCCGTATATGCCCAAAGTTCATCTATTCTCCACGTATTACTTCTCAGAAATTCTCAGCGGCATCGGGGAGCAAGTCAGGGAAATGGGCTATGACCTCTTGTTATCTCTGCTTACGCCAGATGATGAACTGGATTATGGACGCTTGTATCGTTCACAAAAAGTGGATGCCTGCATCATTCTTGGCTCTATGGATACGCCTTCACAGCGGCAATCGCTGCTGCACTTGCAGGAGAACGGGCATCCGTTTTGTCTGGTGAATCAGCGCTTTGAAGGGTTGGACTTCTTAGAGGTCGATGCCGATCATGTGGAAGGCAGCTACCAAGCGGTGCGCCATTTGATAGATGAGGGCAATCGCCAAATCGCCTTTTTGAATGGTTCGCCGCAGTACTCCAACTCTAGAGATCGTTGGCTGGGTTACCAACGAGCGATGCTTGAAGCGGGGCTTCCCATCAACTCCGAGCTATTGCTCGAGGGGAATTATAGCCGTAAGAGCGGCTATGAAGCTGCAGCTAAGCTGTGGGAAATGCGTGGACGGGTCGACGCTGTGTTCGCCGCTAATGATCGGATGGCGATCGGCGTCATGCAGGGATTGCGTGAGCGTGGTTGGATGGCGGGACGAGAATTTGCTGTCATCGGATGTGATGATTCGGATGCAGCCAAGTTAAGTGACCCACCGCTGAGCTCGATAGCAGTGCCATTTTTCGAGATGGGCAAGGGGGCGTCCCGCCTTGTGCTAGCTAGTGTGGGGCAAGGCGTTAGCGAGGAAGGGCAAGTGCAATTGTCAACACAGCTAAGAATCAGACAATCATCGATCAAACGTCAATACTAA
- a CDS encoding Gfo/Idh/MocA family protein, producing the protein MKKMKVGIIGCGNISAAYMKNIPGYAHLELYACADIDVSRAQARAEEFAIPHAYTVEQLLGDPQVDIVINLTIPAAHAAVCIQILEAGKHAYVEKPLAVTREEGQQILEVAKRKGLLIGSAPDTFLGGGIQTCLKLIEDGWIGKPIAATAFMMSKGHEHWHPDPEFYYAKGGGPMFDMGPYYLTALVALLGPIRRVTGSTEVSFPERTISSEKKRGQKITVETPTHVTGLLDFHSGAIATIITSFDIMGGTKLPNIEIYGSHGSLRVPDPNTFGGQVMIRRGGSDWEPIPLSHGYTDQNRGLGVAAMAQALLTGDSSAHRANGELAYHVLEAMHGFHDASDNGQHYEMKSSCEKPAALNPHSVL; encoded by the coding sequence ATGAAAAAGATGAAGGTTGGCATCATTGGCTGCGGTAATATAAGTGCGGCGTATATGAAAAATATTCCTGGTTATGCCCATCTAGAGCTATACGCCTGTGCGGATATCGATGTGAGTCGCGCGCAAGCGCGCGCGGAGGAATTTGCTATTCCGCATGCTTACACAGTAGAGCAATTGCTGGGTGATCCCCAGGTGGATATCGTTATTAATTTGACAATTCCGGCTGCGCACGCTGCTGTCTGTATTCAAATTCTGGAAGCGGGCAAACACGCTTATGTAGAGAAACCGCTTGCCGTTACTCGTGAAGAGGGTCAGCAGATTTTGGAAGTCGCGAAACGTAAAGGACTATTGATCGGCAGTGCGCCAGATACGTTCCTGGGCGGCGGCATTCAAACTTGCTTGAAGCTGATTGAGGATGGTTGGATCGGTAAACCGATTGCCGCAACTGCCTTCATGATGAGCAAAGGTCATGAGCATTGGCATCCAGATCCTGAGTTTTACTATGCCAAAGGCGGAGGTCCAATGTTCGATATGGGACCTTACTATTTGACCGCATTGGTAGCGCTTTTGGGGCCGATTCGCCGAGTGACTGGTTCTACAGAGGTCTCCTTCCCTGAACGAACGATTTCCAGTGAGAAGAAGCGCGGTCAGAAGATCACAGTAGAAACGCCAACGCATGTGACAGGTTTGCTTGATTTCCATAGCGGGGCTATTGCGACGATCATCACGAGCTTTGATATCATGGGCGGCACGAAATTGCCGAATATCGAAATCTATGGCAGCCACGGTTCCCTGCGCGTACCTGATCCGAATACGTTCGGAGGTCAGGTGATGATTCGCAGAGGCGGTTCGGATTGGGAACCGATTCCGCTTTCACACGGCTACACGGACCAAAACCGCGGACTCGGTGTTGCCGCGATGGCGCAGGCGCTCCTTACAGGAGACAGCTCCGCACATCGTGCGAATGGCGAGTTGGCGTACCACGTGCTTGAAGCGATGCATGGTTTCCATGATGCGTCTGATAACGGGCAGCACTATGAGATGAAGAGCAGCTGTGAGAAGCCAGCGGCGTTGAATCCGCATTCGGTGCTATAA
- a CDS encoding peptide chain release factor 3 — translation MKTQLTKILETEVAKRRTFAIISHPDAGKTTLTEKLLLFGGAIRLAGTVKGRKASKHATSDWMEIEKQRGISVTSSVMQFDYEGHRVNILDTPGHQDFSEDTYRTLTAADSAVMLIDVAKGVETQTKKLFQVCRMRGIPIFTFINKMDREGRDPFELLEELEEVLGIRSYPMNWPIGSGKQFCGVYDRGKSQLELYQGDDHREIEVRKVDGVEDPLVKQIAGEFLHKQLCGDIELLDVAGDPFDMEKVMKGELTPVFFGSAVNNFGVQTFLENFLQLAPPPEPRTSTAGVIEPTREKFSGYVFKIQANMNPAHRDRVAFLRIVSGKFERGMAVKHVRLGKDIKLAQPQQFLAQDRDIVEEAFPGDIIGLFDPGIFRIGDSLSEGEEVVFDELPTFSPELFSKVSIKNALKQKQFLKGIDQLTEEGMIQVFTTIGFEDMILGVVGQLQFEVLEHRMRSEYGVDIILQRQNYQFARWIIDDKIDPSKFRINSQLVKDKKGNFVGLFESEYALRSSIEKNPTAQFLTSAP, via the coding sequence ATGAAAACGCAACTCACCAAAATTCTCGAAACCGAAGTCGCTAAACGACGGACGTTCGCGATTATTTCCCACCCCGATGCGGGGAAAACGACACTGACGGAGAAGCTGCTTCTATTCGGAGGAGCGATCCGCTTAGCAGGGACGGTCAAAGGTCGTAAAGCAAGCAAGCACGCAACATCCGACTGGATGGAAATTGAGAAGCAGCGTGGAATCTCCGTTACATCGAGCGTTATGCAGTTCGATTATGAAGGGCACCGCGTAAACATTCTGGATACCCCTGGTCACCAAGACTTCAGTGAGGACACGTATCGGACACTGACTGCCGCGGATAGCGCGGTCATGTTGATCGACGTTGCCAAAGGGGTCGAGACACAGACGAAGAAGTTGTTCCAAGTGTGCCGGATGCGCGGCATTCCGATCTTCACGTTTATTAACAAAATGGATCGTGAGGGCCGTGATCCGTTTGAACTGTTAGAAGAGCTTGAAGAAGTGCTTGGCATTCGCTCGTATCCGATGAACTGGCCCATTGGGTCAGGTAAGCAGTTCTGCGGGGTGTACGATCGCGGAAAGTCCCAATTGGAGCTATATCAAGGTGATGACCATCGAGAGATTGAAGTTCGTAAAGTGGATGGTGTGGAAGATCCATTAGTGAAACAAATCGCTGGCGAATTCCTACACAAACAATTGTGCGGCGATATTGAGCTGCTTGATGTTGCTGGGGATCCATTTGATATGGAAAAAGTGATGAAGGGCGAACTTACGCCAGTCTTCTTCGGAAGTGCGGTCAACAACTTCGGTGTGCAGACGTTTCTTGAGAACTTCCTGCAGTTGGCACCTCCGCCAGAGCCTCGCACGAGCACAGCTGGTGTGATTGAGCCGACGCGAGAGAAGTTCTCAGGTTATGTGTTCAAAATTCAAGCGAATATGAACCCTGCGCACCGTGACCGTGTAGCGTTCCTACGGATCGTCTCGGGCAAATTCGAGCGCGGCATGGCTGTTAAACATGTTCGACTAGGCAAAGATATTAAGCTGGCGCAGCCGCAGCAATTCTTAGCACAGGATCGTGATATCGTGGAAGAGGCGTTCCCAGGCGATATTATCGGTTTGTTTGATCCAGGGATTTTCCGCATCGGCGATTCCTTGAGTGAAGGGGAAGAGGTCGTGTTCGACGAGCTGCCGACGTTCTCGCCAGAGCTGTTCAGCAAGGTGTCGATCAAAAATGCGCTGAAACAAAAGCAATTCCTTAAAGGGATCGACCAACTGACCGAGGAAGGGATGATCCAGGTGTTCACGACGATTGGGTTCGAGGACATGATCCTTGGCGTTGTTGGGCAACTTCAATTCGAAGTACTGGAGCATCGGATGAGATCGGAATATGGGGTTGATATTATTTTGCAGCGTCAGAACTATCAGTTCGCTCGTTGGATTATCGATGATAAAATCGATCCATCCAAATTCCGCATCAATTCACAACTCGTGAAAGATAAGAAAGGCAACTTCGTTGGCCTATTCGAGAGTGAATATGCGCTTCGTTCGTCCATTGAGAAAAATCCTACCGCACAGTTCTTAACGAGTGCTCCATAA